From Brevibacterium ihuae, the proteins below share one genomic window:
- a CDS encoding antitoxin, with translation MSFGDLGNKAQDALNSEKGEQVSDQGLDKAQDAASGVGGGKFDDQVQQGRDAADQRVGDDGAGEK, from the coding sequence ATGAGCTTCGGAGATCTCGGCAACAAGGCCCAGGACGCCCTCAACAGCGAGAAGGGCGAGCAGGTCAGCGATCAGGGCCTCGACAAGGCGCAGGACGCCGCCTCGGGCGTCGGCGGCGGCAAGTTCGACGACCAGGTCCAGCAGGGCCGCGACGCCGCGGACCAGCGGGTCGGCGACGACGGCGCCGGCGAGAAATGA